The Paenibacillus sp. FSL R7-0204 genome includes a region encoding these proteins:
- the hpt gene encoding hypoxanthine phosphoribosyltransferase, translating into MQNDIQEILISEEEIQQRIRELGAQLSKEYADRTPLVICVLKGAFIFMADLVKVITVPVEMDFMAVSSYGGTTKSSGVVKIIKDLDTSVEGRDVLIVEDIIDSGLTLSYLIDMLQGRNAASVNVVTLFDKPSGRAVNLEAQYTGFVIPDAFLVGYGLDYAELYRNLPYVGVLKPEIYTK; encoded by the coding sequence TTGCAGAATGATATTCAGGAAATCTTGATCAGCGAAGAAGAAATTCAACAAAGAATCAGGGAGCTTGGCGCCCAGCTGAGCAAGGAATATGCAGACCGCACACCTTTAGTGATTTGTGTACTCAAAGGTGCGTTTATTTTTATGGCGGATCTGGTTAAAGTGATTACAGTACCCGTTGAAATGGACTTCATGGCGGTATCCAGCTATGGCGGTACAACCAAATCATCCGGCGTAGTCAAAATCATCAAGGATTTGGACACATCGGTTGAAGGCCGTGATGTTCTGATTGTCGAGGATATTATCGACAGTGGCCTTACACTCAGCTATCTGATTGACATGCTGCAGGGGCGCAATGCCGCTTCTGTCAATGTAGTCACTCTGTTCGACAAGCCGTCAGGCCGCGCAGTGAATCTTGAAGCCCAGTATACCGGCTTTGTGATTCCTGATGCATTCCTCGTAGGCTATGGACTGGACTATGCCGAGCTGTACCGGAACCTCCCTTATGTCGGTGTACTGAAGCCTGAGATTTATACCAAATGA
- a CDS encoding serine/threonine protein kinase — MSSNPSYPAGTVITGKWRGNRYVVERVLGKGANGTVYLVQREGRRERYALKIGYDTLELQSEINVLTSLQSCRKRSEHRARKESPLSSYLLESDDFKDRDHTPFYVMRYVEGRPLHHFLSRNGASWLGLVGMTILEKLQTLHECGFVFGDLKPENVMVSSYGEAELIDYGGASPIGRSVKQFTEWHDRGFWNAGSRTGDQSYDLFAFAVLCLRLLNEEGLKSAAQQLPQTRSVEELMKLARELPDKKLSSWLCLALKGGFPGSAQAAEIWRSHIYRGRKTGHETMATPRWLKNAFALSLFLLAFTLYWVFRF; from the coding sequence ATGTCGTCTAATCCATCCTATCCGGCAGGCACAGTGATTACCGGCAAATGGCGGGGGAACCGTTATGTTGTGGAGCGTGTGCTGGGGAAGGGGGCAAACGGAACCGTATATCTGGTGCAGCGGGAAGGCAGACGGGAGCGGTATGCGCTCAAGATCGGATACGATACGCTGGAGCTGCAGTCTGAGATTAACGTGCTGACCTCTCTGCAGTCCTGCCGCAAGCGCAGCGAGCACCGGGCCCGCAAGGAGTCGCCGCTATCCTCCTATCTGCTGGAATCGGATGATTTCAAGGACCGGGACCATACACCCTTTTATGTGATGCGTTATGTGGAAGGAAGGCCGCTGCATCATTTCCTGTCCAGGAACGGTGCCTCCTGGCTGGGGCTTGTCGGAATGACGATTCTGGAGAAGCTGCAGACGCTGCATGAGTGCGGCTTCGTATTCGGAGACCTGAAGCCGGAGAATGTCATGGTATCCAGCTACGGGGAAGCCGAGCTGATTGATTACGGGGGAGCAAGCCCCATCGGACGCAGTGTGAAGCAGTTCACCGAATGGCATGACCGCGGATTCTGGAATGCCGGCAGCCGGACAGGCGACCAGAGCTATGACCTGTTTGCTTTTGCCGTCCTATGCCTGCGTCTGCTTAATGAAGAAGGGCTGAAGTCTGCCGCCCAGCAGCTTCCGCAGACAAGGAGCGTAGAGGAGCTGATGAAGCTGGCCCGGGAGCTGCCGGATAAGAAGCTGTCCTCCTGGCTGTGCCTCGCGCTCAAAGGCGGCTTCCCCGGTTCCGCGCAGGCAGCGGAGATCTGGAGAAGCCACATCTACAGAGGACGGAAGACCGGACATGAGACGATGGCGACCCCGCGCTGGCTGAAAAATGCGTTCGCGCTGTCTTTATTTCTGCTGGCATTCACGCTATACTGGGTTTTCCGTTTCTGA
- the nadA gene encoding quinolinate synthase NadA → MEALALERKQEQNRELRVRLEQLKKERNAIILAHYYQRDEIQEVADFRGDSFLLAQKAAETEADVIVFCGVHFMGESAKILAPNKTVLIPDERSGCPMADMVNVDGLRKLKAQHPGAKVVTYINSSAEIKAETDICCTSANAVKVIESLDAEEIIWVPDKNLGQYVQDQTGKKLIIWEGYCNTHDMLTVKDVMEMRAKYPEAEFVVHPECRPEVVAMGDYVGSTTSILEYCRKSDRRQFIVGTEDGTGYQLRLDSPDKEFHFATKFLVCPNMKVNNLKKLVKCLETMKPQIYVPPAVADKARTSLERMLQVR, encoded by the coding sequence GTGGAAGCTCTGGCGCTTGAGCGCAAGCAGGAACAGAATCGTGAACTTCGTGTGCGCCTCGAACAGCTTAAGAAGGAACGGAATGCTATTATTCTGGCTCATTATTATCAGCGTGATGAAATTCAGGAAGTTGCCGATTTCCGGGGAGACTCTTTTTTGCTGGCCCAGAAGGCAGCGGAGACAGAAGCAGATGTAATCGTATTCTGCGGCGTTCATTTCATGGGGGAAAGTGCCAAGATTCTGGCGCCGAACAAGACGGTCCTGATTCCTGACGAACGTTCAGGCTGCCCGATGGCTGACATGGTCAATGTGGATGGGCTGCGGAAACTGAAGGCGCAGCATCCGGGTGCGAAGGTAGTAACCTATATCAATTCCTCGGCAGAGATCAAGGCGGAGACAGATATTTGCTGCACCTCGGCGAATGCGGTGAAGGTGATCGAATCGCTTGATGCCGAAGAAATTATCTGGGTGCCCGATAAGAATCTGGGTCAATATGTGCAGGATCAGACTGGCAAGAAGCTGATTATCTGGGAGGGCTATTGCAATACTCATGACATGCTTACCGTCAAAGATGTGATGGAGATGAGAGCCAAATACCCGGAAGCTGAATTTGTTGTACATCCCGAATGCCGCCCGGAAGTCGTGGCAATGGGGGATTATGTAGGCAGCACTACCTCAATTCTGGAATATTGCCGGAAATCGGACCGCCGGCAGTTTATTGTAGGTACTGAGGATGGAACCGGGTATCAGCTGCGGCTGGACAGCCCGGATAAGGAGTTTCATTTTGCCACCAAATTCCTGGTGTGTCCTAATATGAAGGTTAACAATCTGAAGAAGCTGGTCAAATGCCTGGAGACAATGAAGCCGCAGATCTATGTACCGCCTGCAGTCGCCGACAAAGCCAGAACATCCCTAGAGCGCATGCTACAAGTCCGGTAG
- a CDS encoding S1 domain-containing RNA-binding protein, whose translation MAIEVGTKLEGKVTGITHFGAFVDLSGGVTGLVHISEIADNYVKDVNDHLKIADVVTVKVINVDKDGKIGLSIKQAVDKPASEVRPPRAPRPERPSGGDRFGGGGGSGGGGGGFNRERGGRPFKPAAGKPSFEDKMSRFLKDSEERISSIKKNTEGKRGGRGAKRV comes from the coding sequence ATGGCAATTGAAGTGGGCACCAAGTTAGAGGGCAAGGTGACAGGCATCACGCATTTCGGAGCATTTGTGGATCTGTCAGGAGGTGTCACAGGTCTCGTTCACATCTCGGAGATCGCCGATAACTACGTCAAGGATGTTAACGATCATTTGAAGATTGCGGATGTAGTAACCGTTAAGGTGATCAATGTTGACAAGGACGGCAAGATCGGACTTTCCATTAAGCAAGCCGTTGATAAGCCGGCATCGGAAGTACGTCCCCCCAGAGCTCCAAGACCTGAACGTCCAAGCGGTGGAGACCGTTTCGGCGGTGGTGGCGGCAGTGGCGGAGGCGGCGGTGGATTCAATCGTGAACGGGGTGGGCGTCCATTCAAGCCTGCAGCCGGTAAACCTTCATTCGAGGATAAAATGTCACGCTTCCTGAAAGACAGCGAAGAACGGATATCTTCGATCAAGAAGAACACAGAAGGAAAGCGCGGCGGCCGTGGAGCCAAGCGCGTATAA
- the nadB gene encoding L-aspartate oxidase, which produces MIPQYLVDFDLQGLPVVKTDCLVIGSGIAGLFTAIKASEDRKVIMITKKTVMESNTRYAQGGIAAVISEDDSPAYHRQDTLMAGAGLNSSAAVDVLVNEGPEGVRELIRLGTIFDKENGVLALTQEGAHSHRRILHANGDATGYEIVRALAEQAARHENIETWDDHYVIDLITEGGECLGALVQRPDGGRLFLQADATILCSGGAGQLYRYTTNPEVATGDGVAIAYRAGAHIRDMEFIQFHPTALSYPGAPRFLISEAVRGEGAVLRNINGERFMERYHELQELAPRDIVARAIVSEMELTKSTFVYLDITHEPADMVKHRFPTIYATCMSYGLDITSDWIPVAPAAHYMMGGVKTDLSGESTVTRLFACGEVSSTGVQGANRLASNSLSEAVVFGRRIIERIRQLPPLDRDNLPSAYHQARVEAPTQAIVERRLKLQKAMVRYAGLRRNREMLNKGLDEIKRQLPIFKTKLTTREEYEFANMLTCCLLITESALAREESRGAHYREDYPLRSDVQWQKHLLQIRELGIVEELSDDV; this is translated from the coding sequence ATGATTCCACAATATTTGGTTGATTTTGATCTTCAGGGACTTCCTGTAGTTAAGACAGACTGCCTGGTTATTGGTTCCGGTATTGCCGGGTTATTCACAGCGATTAAGGCCAGCGAAGACCGGAAGGTTATTATGATTACGAAGAAGACTGTAATGGAGAGCAACACACGGTATGCCCAGGGCGGAATTGCGGCCGTCATTTCGGAGGATGATTCGCCGGCGTATCACCGTCAGGATACCCTGATGGCCGGCGCTGGACTGAACTCCTCTGCGGCTGTGGATGTGCTGGTCAATGAAGGACCCGAAGGTGTCCGCGAGCTGATCCGGCTTGGCACTATTTTCGATAAAGAGAATGGTGTATTGGCCTTAACCCAGGAGGGGGCACATAGCCACCGCCGTATTTTACATGCAAATGGGGATGCTACAGGATATGAGATTGTCCGCGCACTCGCTGAACAGGCTGCCCGGCATGAGAATATTGAGACCTGGGATGACCATTATGTCATTGACCTGATTACGGAGGGCGGAGAGTGTCTGGGAGCACTTGTACAGCGGCCTGATGGAGGACGGTTATTCCTGCAGGCAGATGCAACAATCCTATGCTCCGGCGGAGCAGGACAGCTATACCGTTACACGACCAATCCTGAGGTGGCTACCGGAGATGGAGTAGCAATTGCCTACCGTGCCGGTGCCCATATCCGGGATATGGAGTTCATTCAGTTTCATCCGACAGCACTCAGCTATCCTGGCGCTCCGCGCTTCCTGATCTCGGAGGCAGTGCGGGGCGAAGGGGCGGTACTGCGCAATATCAACGGTGAGCGGTTCATGGAACGTTATCATGAGCTGCAGGAGCTGGCCCCGCGGGATATTGTTGCCCGTGCCATTGTAAGCGAGATGGAATTGACCAAATCAACCTTTGTCTATCTGGATATTACGCATGAACCGGCGGATATGGTTAAACACCGCTTCCCGACCATTTATGCGACCTGCATGAGCTACGGGCTGGATATTACAAGTGACTGGATTCCGGTGGCTCCTGCTGCGCATTATATGATGGGGGGCGTGAAGACCGACCTGAGCGGAGAGAGCACGGTTACCCGCCTGTTTGCCTGTGGTGAGGTATCATCTACTGGTGTGCAGGGAGCCAATCGGCTGGCCAGCAACTCCTTGTCGGAAGCCGTTGTGTTCGGCCGCCGGATCATTGAACGCATCCGCCAGCTTCCGCCGCTTGACCGGGATAACCTACCCTCAGCCTATCATCAGGCAAGGGTGGAAGCTCCGACACAGGCGATTGTAGAACGGCGGCTCAAGCTGCAAAAGGCTATGGTGCGGTATGCCGGACTGCGGCGAAACCGGGAAATGCTGAATAAAGGCTTGGATGAGATAAAGCGCCAGCTGCCGATTTTTAAGACCAAACTGACAACACGGGAAGAATACGAGTTCGCCAATATGCTTACATGCTGTCTGCTGATCACCGAATCTGCCCTGGCACGGGAGGAGAGCCGCGGTGCGCATTATCGTGAGGATTATCCGCTGCGCAGTGACGTACAGTGGCAGAAGCATCTGCTCCAGATTCGCGAACTTGGAATAGTGGAGGAATTAAGTGATGATGTTTAA
- the tilS gene encoding tRNA lysidine(34) synthetase TilS has protein sequence MAGKEAPMEHRKELVESVMEAAAEYELWAPHDTIVVAVSGGPDSVALLRILHEISLTRMPLTLICAHVNHGFRAESAEEAELVRALAAELGIPFELGEFDIPSIIKESGLGPEGAAREKRYQFLIATAHRYQARSVALAHHADDQAETVLMRLLRGSGPSGLAGMRWKRTEKKVELIRPFLRINKTALVGFCREEGLAYAEDATNLLTQYKRNAVRLELLPMLEQHNPRVRQSLLQLAEIVSAEDEYMEANAAKCFDELVFTGHGKYTLKRAAFAAIPSALQRRLIKLILNYLSADSSFMDFSKIEAVRRGTLQEYPTVWTLDMGGGYVCVRQYDTIVFSSKPLTRQVSYTYRLSLTHPRIKLTEIGKVMTMRGLAGEVFCAQEEDYGKNSAWFDGDDLVLPLTIRSRLPGDTIRVMGLNGSKKVKDIYIDDKIPSSERPAIPLVCDALGNIVWIPGVRRSVHAAVGRHTATVLLLTLEDLEQGEES, from the coding sequence ATGGCAGGAAAGGAAGCCCCTATGGAGCACAGGAAGGAACTGGTGGAATCCGTAATGGAGGCTGCGGCTGAATATGAGCTGTGGGCACCTCATGACACCATTGTAGTCGCAGTTTCCGGAGGGCCGGACTCTGTGGCTCTTTTGCGTATTCTGCATGAGATCTCCCTGACCCGGATGCCGCTGACGCTGATATGCGCCCATGTCAATCACGGATTCAGAGCCGAATCGGCTGAGGAAGCAGAGCTGGTGCGGGCCCTCGCGGCAGAATTGGGCATTCCCTTCGAACTGGGCGAATTCGATATTCCGTCCATCATCAAGGAGAGCGGGCTTGGCCCGGAAGGGGCTGCGCGGGAGAAGCGTTACCAGTTCCTGATCGCTACCGCACACCGTTATCAGGCACGCTCGGTGGCGCTGGCCCATCATGCAGATGATCAGGCCGAGACGGTGCTTATGCGGCTTTTGCGGGGGAGCGGGCCCTCGGGCCTTGCCGGCATGCGCTGGAAACGGACCGAAAAAAAGGTGGAACTCATCCGCCCCTTCCTGCGTATTAACAAAACGGCTCTTGTCGGCTTTTGCCGGGAGGAGGGCCTGGCTTATGCGGAGGATGCGACTAACCTCCTGACGCAGTACAAGCGGAATGCAGTCAGGCTGGAGCTGCTGCCTATGCTGGAGCAGCATAATCCGAGAGTGAGACAATCGCTTCTGCAGCTGGCTGAAATTGTCTCGGCAGAAGATGAATATATGGAGGCGAATGCGGCAAAATGCTTTGATGAGCTGGTTTTCACCGGGCATGGAAAATACACCTTGAAAAGGGCTGCCTTTGCGGCCATACCCTCCGCTTTACAACGGCGTTTGATTAAACTAATATTAAATTATCTGTCGGCGGATTCATCATTCATGGATTTCTCCAAGATTGAAGCAGTACGCCGGGGAACGCTGCAGGAATACCCTACCGTCTGGACGCTGGATATGGGTGGCGGTTATGTCTGCGTGCGGCAATATGATACCATTGTGTTCTCGTCCAAGCCCTTGACCCGGCAGGTAAGCTATACATACCGGCTGTCTTTGACTCATCCCCGGATTAAGCTGACGGAGATAGGAAAGGTTATGACGATGAGGGGGCTTGCGGGGGAAGTTTTTTGTGCACAGGAGGAGGATTACGGGAAGAACTCGGCTTGGTTTGACGGGGATGATCTTGTCCTGCCGCTCACCATTCGTTCCCGGTTGCCTGGAGATACCATAAGGGTTATGGGATTAAACGGAAGCAAAAAGGTAAAAGATATTTACATTGATGATAAAATACCTTCTTCCGAACGGCCTGCAATTCCTCTCGTATGTGATGCACTCGGCAATATCGTCTGGATTCCGGGCGTAAGGCGCTCGGTGCATGCCGCAGTTGGGCGGCACACGGCCACGGTTCTGCTCCTGACCCTGGAAGACCTGGAACAGGGCGAAGAATCGTAA
- the ftsH gene encoding ATP-dependent zinc metalloprotease FtsH: protein MNRFIRNSGFYLILFLVVVGIVQFVSNGNESADLPRYDELRQEISNNNVKSMTVQFEGNAFLVTGEYKELPPEAKSKNFSTYVPPTDEALNELVDASDKNGIELSQKKMEGDSIWLTFLSSMIPLVIMFILFFFLFNNAQGGGGKVMNFGKSKARLYNEEKKKISFEDVAGADEEKQELVEVVEFLKDPRKFAAVGARIPKGVLLVGPPGTGKTLLARAVAGEAGVPFFSISGSDFVEMFVGVGASRVRDLFENAKKNAPCIIFIDEIDAVGRQRGAGLGGGHDEREQTLNQLLVEMDGFGGNEGIIIVAATNRADILDPALLRPGRFDRQITVDRPDVKGREAVLKVHSRNKPLTKDVRLDVIAKRTTGFTGADLENLLNEAALLAARRNRKDITMREVDEAIDRVIVGTEKRSRVISDREKRIVAYHEAGHTIAGYFLEHADVVHKVTIIPRGRAGGYVIMLPKEDRMIVTKQELLDKVTGLLGGRVAEELFIGEIGTGAYSDFQQATRIVRAMIMEYGMSDKLGPLQFGATQGQVFLGRDIGHEQNYSDSIAYEIDQEMQNLIRSSYERCRDLLTKHSKEMHLIANTLLEKETLELDQIAELIEQGYLSEDGKPEEGDAITNEAGEPIIDSIGDVRVRIQGKNGEESPLDLSKDIPNKPDPEEGNGPDDGNKGGGSLV from the coding sequence ATGAATCGGTTCATCCGGAATTCTGGTTTTTATTTGATTTTATTTTTAGTCGTGGTGGGCATAGTCCAGTTTGTAAGCAATGGAAATGAATCCGCCGATCTCCCTAGATATGATGAGTTGCGGCAGGAGATCTCGAACAATAATGTGAAGAGCATGACGGTTCAGTTTGAGGGGAATGCATTTCTGGTTACTGGCGAATATAAAGAGCTGCCACCCGAGGCTAAATCGAAGAATTTCTCCACTTATGTTCCTCCTACAGACGAGGCCCTTAACGAGCTTGTGGATGCCAGCGATAAGAACGGCATAGAACTTAGCCAGAAGAAAATGGAAGGTGACAGCATTTGGCTGACATTCCTCTCTTCCATGATCCCACTGGTTATCATGTTCATCCTGTTCTTCTTCCTGTTCAATAATGCACAGGGCGGCGGCGGCAAGGTGATGAATTTCGGCAAGAGCAAGGCCCGGTTATATAATGAAGAGAAGAAGAAGATCAGCTTCGAGGATGTCGCAGGGGCTGACGAGGAGAAGCAAGAGCTTGTCGAGGTTGTTGAATTCCTTAAGGACCCGCGCAAATTCGCAGCGGTGGGTGCCCGGATTCCGAAGGGGGTACTCCTTGTAGGTCCTCCGGGAACAGGTAAAACCTTGCTGGCCCGTGCAGTTGCAGGGGAAGCAGGCGTTCCGTTCTTCAGCATCTCCGGTTCCGACTTCGTGGAAATGTTCGTCGGTGTCGGCGCATCCCGCGTACGTGACTTGTTCGAGAACGCGAAGAAGAACGCACCTTGTATTATCTTTATCGATGAGATCGATGCTGTGGGACGTCAGCGCGGCGCAGGACTTGGCGGCGGACATGACGAACGTGAACAGACCCTTAACCAATTGCTCGTTGAAATGGACGGCTTTGGCGGCAACGAAGGCATTATCATCGTCGCAGCTACCAACCGCGCAGATATACTTGACCCGGCGCTGCTTCGTCCGGGCCGTTTCGACCGGCAGATTACGGTTGACCGTCCAGATGTGAAGGGCCGTGAAGCTGTATTGAAGGTTCACTCCCGCAACAAACCGCTGACCAAGGATGTAAGACTTGACGTTATCGCCAAGCGTACTACCGGCTTCACTGGTGCGGATCTGGAGAACCTGCTCAACGAAGCGGCATTGCTTGCTGCACGCCGTAACCGCAAGGACATTACGATGCGTGAAGTGGATGAAGCGATTGACCGTGTCATCGTCGGTACCGAGAAGCGCAGCCGCGTCATCAGTGACCGCGAGAAACGGATTGTCGCATATCACGAAGCAGGCCATACCATTGCCGGCTACTTCCTTGAGCATGCTGATGTGGTTCACAAGGTTACTATTATCCCGCGCGGCCGTGCCGGCGGATATGTCATTATGCTTCCTAAGGAAGACCGGATGATCGTTACCAAGCAGGAACTCTTGGATAAGGTTACCGGATTGCTTGGAGGACGTGTTGCTGAAGAATTATTCATTGGTGAAATCGGCACAGGCGCTTATAGTGACTTCCAGCAGGCTACGCGCATTGTGCGTGCGATGATTATGGAATATGGGATGAGTGATAAGCTCGGGCCCTTGCAGTTCGGAGCAACCCAAGGCCAAGTCTTCCTGGGCCGGGATATCGGACATGAACAGAATTACAGCGACTCCATTGCTTATGAGATTGATCAGGAAATGCAGAACCTCATCCGCAGCAGCTATGAGCGCTGTAGAGATCTGCTGACCAAGCACTCCAAAGAAATGCATCTGATTGCCAACACCCTGCTTGAGAAGGAAACGCTGGAACTTGATCAGATCGCAGAATTGATTGAGCAAGGCTACCTGAGTGAGGATGGCAAGCCAGAAGAAGGCGATGCTATTACCAATGAAGCGGGCGAGCCGATTATTGATTCCATCGGTGATGTACGTGTCCGGATTCAAGGTAAGAATGGCGAGGAATCCCCATTAGACCTGTCTAAGGATATTCCGAACAAGCCGGACCCTGAAGAGGGCAACGGACCGGATGACGGGAATAAGGGCGGCGGAAGCCTGGTCTAA
- the spoIIE gene encoding stage II sporulation protein E has protein sequence MSKSNVVNLPEWTRAGSKDKNQKEALGTRLKAWGTKLPVVQFIAVKKWVLLLSLMGFLLGRAMILDELTPFAAAYFAVIVFMRRDSMLPVAAAIVLGSLFTPFPGAIVVAAELIIFYLIYKGLENFQRVDLSYAPLMVFVASFMVGLFQVVIGPSLTWYPLMMAAIDAILGFVLTLVFLQALPLFTYKQKSRALRNEEVLCLIILLASVMTGLVGWTINGLSLEHVLSRFLILIFALAGGAPLGAAVGVVTGLILSLADIGAIYQMSLLAFSGMLAGMMQSGRKGAVSIGMLLGSTILSVYFMGPGDVMNSTWETCAAVVLFLLTPKGMITAIAKYVPGTADHSRSQHEYARRVRDITADRVTQFSQVFQQLSSSFGQIPRAAEAGKSDREMEDFMNTVTEGACAGCIRRTHCWDTKFYQTYRYMTDMMTTVEECPDITAAQLPPEWSRICGRTGEVLEVMKGQYELYQHDMRWKRQIYDSRQFVAEQLSGVSQVMEDLAKEIKREGQAMYRQESQIREALEKLGLSIHSIEILSLDPGRVEIEVVHAYTRGFDECRKMIAPLLSDILEENIAVVSETAVHPREGLSMVTFGSAKAYEISSGVAAAAMGGDMLSGDSFSTVELGNGTFAVSISDGMGNGERARMESSAALSMLEKLLQSGMDEKLAVKSVNSILLLRSPDEFYATVDMALIDQYSAQTIFMKIASAPSFIRRGSEVIPVTASNLPIGIIKDIEVDLVTMQLRPGDILIMMTDGIYDAPGYAVNKEIWMKRLIQELEGDDPQDMADELLDKVIRYQGNEVHDDMTIVVSRVDHYHPEWSSLHMPGVGRMERPRTVS, from the coding sequence ATGAGTAAAAGCAATGTGGTGAATTTGCCGGAGTGGACAAGAGCAGGAAGCAAAGACAAAAATCAGAAAGAAGCCTTAGGTACGCGCTTGAAGGCGTGGGGCACCAAGCTGCCGGTTGTCCAGTTCATCGCGGTCAAGAAGTGGGTGCTGCTCCTTAGCCTAATGGGCTTTTTGCTGGGACGGGCTATGATCCTGGATGAGCTTACCCCGTTTGCTGCTGCTTATTTCGCCGTCATTGTATTTATGCGCAGGGATTCCATGCTGCCTGTGGCCGCAGCCATCGTGCTCGGCAGTCTCTTCACACCGTTTCCGGGTGCTATCGTGGTTGCCGCAGAGCTGATTATTTTTTATCTGATCTACAAAGGGCTGGAGAACTTCCAGCGGGTGGATCTGTCCTATGCCCCTCTGATGGTGTTCGTGGCTTCCTTTATGGTTGGACTGTTCCAGGTCGTTATCGGTCCTTCACTCACGTGGTATCCGCTGATGATGGCGGCCATTGATGCCATACTCGGATTCGTGCTGACGCTTGTATTCCTGCAGGCGCTTCCTTTATTCACCTATAAGCAGAAAAGCAGGGCACTCCGCAATGAAGAGGTACTCTGTCTGATCATCCTGCTGGCTTCCGTCATGACCGGCCTTGTCGGCTGGACCATTAATGGTCTATCACTGGAGCACGTCTTATCGCGGTTTCTGATTCTGATCTTTGCCCTGGCCGGAGGAGCGCCGCTTGGTGCTGCGGTTGGCGTAGTGACCGGGCTGATTCTCAGTCTGGCCGATATCGGAGCCATCTATCAAATGAGCCTGTTGGCCTTTTCCGGGATGCTGGCAGGCATGATGCAGTCCGGACGCAAAGGGGCGGTCTCCATCGGGATGCTGCTGGGATCAACGATTCTATCCGTCTATTTCATGGGACCGGGCGATGTCATGAATTCTACCTGGGAGACCTGTGCAGCCGTAGTGCTGTTTCTTCTAACACCTAAGGGGATGATTACTGCTATTGCCAAATATGTACCAGGCACGGCCGATCACAGCCGTTCCCAACATGAATATGCCCGGAGGGTCCGGGATATTACAGCAGACCGGGTGACCCAGTTCTCACAGGTATTCCAGCAGCTCTCCAGCAGCTTCGGGCAGATTCCCCGGGCCGCAGAGGCGGGCAAAAGCGACCGTGAGATGGAGGACTTTATGAATACGGTAACAGAAGGAGCCTGCGCCGGGTGTATCCGGCGGACCCACTGCTGGGATACCAAGTTCTATCAGACCTACAGGTATATGACAGACATGATGACTACGGTTGAGGAGTGCCCGGACATTACCGCTGCCCAGCTGCCGCCGGAGTGGAGCCGGATCTGCGGCAGGACGGGGGAGGTGCTTGAGGTGATGAAGGGCCAATATGAGCTATACCAGCATGATATGCGCTGGAAGCGGCAAATATACGACAGCCGCCAATTTGTGGCCGAGCAATTATCCGGTGTCTCGCAGGTCATGGAGGACCTGGCGAAGGAGATTAAGCGGGAAGGGCAGGCGATGTACCGTCAGGAGAGCCAGATCCGGGAGGCGCTGGAGAAGCTGGGCCTCTCCATTCACAGCATTGAGATTCTTAGTCTCGATCCCGGCCGGGTGGAGATTGAGGTTGTGCATGCCTACACCCGGGGCTTCGATGAATGCCGCAAAATGATCGCCCCGCTGCTCTCGGATATTCTGGAGGAGAATATCGCAGTGGTCAGTGAGACCGCCGTCCATCCCCGCGAGGGCTTGTCAATGGTGACCTTTGGCTCGGCTAAGGCTTACGAGATAAGCTCCGGCGTAGCTGCCGCCGCCATGGGAGGCGATATGCTGTCGGGAGACAGCTTCAGTACAGTGGAGCTGGGCAACGGCACCTTTGCCGTCTCCATCAGTGACGGAATGGGCAACGGGGAGCGGGCCCGGATGGAGAGCAGCGCTGCGTTATCCATGCTGGAGAAGCTGCTGCAATCGGGAATGGATGAGAAGCTGGCGGTTAAATCCGTTAACTCCATTCTGCTGCTGCGCTCCCCGGATGAATTCTATGCGACAGTAGATATGGCGCTGATCGACCAGTATTCGGCGCAGACCATCTTCATGAAGATTGCTTCCGCTCCGAGCTTCATCCGGCGGGGCAGCGAGGTGATTCCCGTGACGGCCAGCAATCTGCCGATCGGGATCATCAAAGATATCGAGGTGGATCTGGTCACCATGCAGCTGCGTCCCGGTGATATCCTCATCATGATGACCGATGGTATTTATGATGCGCCCGGATATGCCGTTAATAAGGAGATATGGATGAAACGTCTGATTCAGGAGCTGGAGGGCGATGATCCGCAGGATATGGCGGACGAGTTGCTGGATAAGGTAATCCGCTATCAGGGGAATGAGGTCCATGATGATATGACCATCGTGGTCAGCCGTGTCGATCATTACCACCCGGAATGGTCAAGCCTGCATATGCCTGGCGTCGGCCGGATGGAGCGCCCGCGTACGGTTAGCTAA